From Anabaena sphaerica FACHB-251, one genomic window encodes:
- a CDS encoding ATP-binding protein has product MKLTDWPTLAHQNTAIVAVEYHTPDRMQILQQFYDWGEERSLSVFLWNPGYCELQQLIQHQGQYILQPTDRGKNQDILEYLLTDYQPGIYLLEGMLQENEGNKISQKLSYQLLNAYYQALWSQQNIYLVLLETYVQLPLELQPFIPVLSHPLPDQEQVELIVQQFFDCCSHSVLNTHSVLDTHSVLDNSHPSSNTVLSFDGSNANFQVSRNQTMQMLIRACQGLPVGEIRMLLKQGLGFTEQLEDIAQLVLDHKVNKLRGRGLEYIAQPDVPSAGGLDLLSKRLETITCLLQPEAQKYNLQFPTGMLLWGSPGTGKSLSAKLAAKKMGLPLLAANWGVLLGSPHPDRALKEFIALVTSLAPCVLYWDDFDKGFAGWDSNADGGVARRLSAALLTWMQEHQEPVYTVATINRLEMLPAELVRRFDDVFFVDLPHEGARYEVFNLHLAKYFPGFRGNDSPWSDEQWRRLLTEYRICTPAEIGNAVRRCAERAFAQGKPGQIEFEDLLKQRSQFTPAMERESEQMQAIRNQAIYAQPVSSEDVSRFAYQHRELFE; this is encoded by the coding sequence ATGAAATTGACAGACTGGCCTACCTTAGCTCACCAAAATACGGCAATTGTAGCTGTGGAATATCATACACCTGACAGAATGCAGATTTTACAGCAGTTTTACGACTGGGGTGAGGAGAGGTCTTTGTCAGTTTTTCTTTGGAATCCCGGTTACTGTGAACTACAGCAGTTAATTCAGCATCAAGGTCAGTACATTTTACAGCCAACTGACAGGGGTAAAAACCAGGATATTCTTGAGTATCTTTTGACAGACTATCAACCAGGTATTTATTTATTGGAGGGGATGCTACAGGAAAATGAAGGTAACAAAATTAGTCAAAAACTGAGTTATCAACTACTAAATGCTTATTATCAAGCTTTGTGGAGTCAACAGAATATTTACTTGGTATTATTAGAAACTTACGTTCAGCTACCTTTAGAATTACAGCCTTTTATTCCGGTGCTGTCTCATCCACTGCCAGATCAAGAGCAGGTAGAACTGATTGTACAACAGTTTTTTGATTGTTGTTCGCATTCGGTTTTAAATACACATTCAGTTTTAGATACACATTCGGTTTTAGATAATAGTCATCCTTCATCAAACACTGTTTTAAGTTTTGATGGGAGTAATGCCAATTTTCAAGTTTCAAGAAACCAAACAATGCAAATGCTTATTCGTGCTTGTCAGGGTTTACCTGTAGGTGAAATAAGGATGCTACTAAAGCAAGGTTTGGGTTTTACAGAGCAGCTTGAGGATATCGCCCAATTAGTTCTAGATCATAAAGTTAACAAATTACGGGGACGTGGTTTAGAGTATATTGCCCAACCTGATGTACCTTCAGCCGGAGGTTTAGATTTACTCTCAAAACGGTTAGAAACTATTACCTGTTTACTACAACCAGAAGCACAAAAATATAATTTGCAGTTTCCCACGGGAATGCTGTTATGGGGATCACCAGGTACAGGTAAAAGTTTATCGGCTAAGTTAGCAGCTAAGAAAATGGGATTGCCGTTGTTAGCAGCTAATTGGGGTGTATTATTGGGTAGTCCTCATCCTGATCGAGCGTTAAAGGAGTTTATCGCTTTGGTAACATCCCTTGCTCCCTGTGTTCTCTACTGGGATGATTTTGATAAGGGTTTTGCTGGCTGGGACTCGAATGCAGATGGTGGTGTGGCACGGCGTTTATCTGCGGCTTTGTTAACTTGGATGCAGGAGCATCAAGAGCCTGTTTATACTGTTGCTACTATTAACCGCTTGGAAATGCTACCTGCGGAATTGGTGCGTCGTTTTGATGATGTGTTTTTTGTAGATTTACCCCATGAGGGGGCAAGATACGAAGTTTTCAATTTGCATTTAGCTAAGTATTTTCCAGGTTTTCGAGGTAATGATTCGCCTTGGAGTGATGAGCAATGGCGTAGGTTGTTAACTGAGTATAGAATTTGTACTCCCGCAGAAATTGGTAATGCTGTACGGCGCTGTGCTGAAAGGGCTTTTGCTCAAGGTAAACCAGGGCAAATTGAGTTTGAGGATTTGTTGAAACAGCGATCGCAGTTTACCCCGGCAATGGAACGAGAATCTGAGCAGATGCAAGCTATTCGTAATCAGGCTATTTACGCTCAACCTGTTTCGAGTGAAGATGTTTCACGGTTTGCTTATCAACATCGGGAGTTATTTGAGTAA
- the tumA gene encoding antitoxin TumA — translation MRKQVIEYTSPLDALIALTKQLNVYEIKYQMSSEDFFAKYSQGETSDDEEFVEWAGNYQHYLALHQEITSKLKDVA, via the coding sequence ATGCGTAAACAAGTTATCGAATATACATCTCCACTAGATGCGTTGATTGCCCTTACCAAACAGTTAAATGTTTATGAAATCAAGTACCAAATGAGTTCAGAAGATTTTTTTGCCAAATATAGCCAAGGAGAAACTTCTGATGATGAAGAGTTTGTCGAATGGGCAGGAAATTATCAGCATTATCTGGCTTTACACCAAGAAATAACCAGCAAACTCAAAGATGTCGCGTAA
- the tumE gene encoding toxin TumE, whose translation MSRKIIQGYLDEVEQLLINCSNAYIEEYSAVILTPERANLRIRIRFAIKYLLAVSEAFVVVNNQIEYVDYRYHFQDEQNSLIFRYDSTPHFPNLPSFPHHKHLFDNVIACEKPHIADVLQEVMEFLK comes from the coding sequence ATGTCGCGTAAAATTATCCAAGGGTATTTAGATGAAGTTGAGCAACTTTTAATTAATTGCTCTAACGCATACATTGAGGAGTATAGTGCGGTAATTTTAACGCCGGAGCGTGCTAATCTCCGTATTAGAATACGTTTTGCAATTAAATATTTACTAGCAGTTAGTGAAGCCTTTGTTGTTGTAAATAATCAGATTGAATATGTTGATTACCGCTATCACTTTCAAGATGAGCAAAATAGTCTGATTTTTCGTTATGACAGTACACCACACTTTCCCAACTTGCCTAGTTTCCCCCACCATAAACATCTTTTTGACAATGTAATTGCTTGCGAAAAGCCACATATAGCTGATGTTTTACAAGAAGTGATGGAGTTTTTAAAGTAG